A portion of the Acipenser ruthenus chromosome 38, fAciRut3.2 maternal haplotype, whole genome shotgun sequence genome contains these proteins:
- the LOC117433931 gene encoding platelet-activating factor acetylhydrolase IB subunit alpha1 — protein MSEGDSNPAATPTAAPDVHGDGRWLSLHHRFVSDSKDKEPEVLFVGDSLVQLLHQFEIWRELFSPLHALNFGMGGDCTQHVLWRLQNGELDHINPKIIVLWVGTNNHGDTAEQVAEGIGAIVKLIHSKQPTARVLILGLLPRGKSPNALRVKNARVNQLVQEALPSLPGASFLDVDPGFVHSDGTISHHDMYDYLHLTRAGYATVCQPIHTRLLAMLEQHKI, from the exons ATGAGTGAAGGAGATTCGAACCCGGCCGCCACCCCCACAGCGGCTCCTGACGTGCACGGAGACGGACGCTGGCTCTCCTTG CATCACCGCTTCGTGTCGGACAGCAAGGACAAGGAGCCAGAGGTCCTGTTTGTGGGAGATTCTCTGGTCCAGTTGCTGCACCAATTCGAG ATTTGGAGAGAGCTCTTTTCTCCTCTCCACGCCCTCAATTTCGGAATGGGGGGAGACTGCACACAGCATGTTCTGTGGAGGCTGCAGAACGGAGAGCTGGACCACATAAACCCAAAG ATTATAGTGCTCTGGGTGGGGACCAATAACCACGGAGACACTGCTGAGCAGGTCGCGGAAGGAATCGGGGCCATCGTCAAACTGATCCACAGCAAGCAGCCCACAGCCAGAGTCCTCATACTG GGTCTCCTCCCGCGTGGAAAGAGCCCCAACGCTCTGCGGGTGAAGAACGCCCGCGTGAACCAGCTGGTCCAGGAGGCCCTGCCCTCCCTGCCCGGCGCCTCCTTCCTGGACGTGGACCCTGGCTTCGTCCACTCCGACGGGACCATCTCCCACCACGACATGTACGACTACCTGCACCTCACCCGGGCCGGCTACGCCACCGTGTGCCAGCCCATCCACACCCGGCTGCTCGCCATGCTGGAGCAGCACAAAATATAA